The following coding sequences are from one Chloracidobacterium sp. window:
- a CDS encoding biotin--[acetyl-CoA-carboxylase] ligase, with protein MAASSRSGRFTVRWVTRVDSTNTALKALARGGAPDGLCLCADEQTAGRGQYGRSWHSPAGQGLYLSILRRTAPATADVACVTTFAGLMVHRALTEFVGDSTRLSLKRPNDVFLDGGKVAGVLVEAEWQRGALEFLIIGIGVNVGQVSFPDGLRHPATSLRLALGDAAPTREAVLHSLLDNIQTHWEAFIAAPVEFVADHSRNVVFH; from the coding sequence ATGGCAGCGTCCAGTCGTTCGGGGCGTTTCACAGTGCGGTGGGTCACGCGGGTGGATTCCACCAACACGGCTCTCAAGGCGTTGGCGCGCGGCGGCGCCCCGGATGGTTTGTGTCTGTGCGCCGACGAGCAGACTGCCGGCCGCGGGCAGTACGGGCGCAGCTGGCACTCTCCGGCCGGGCAAGGACTGTATCTTTCGATTCTGCGGCGGACGGCGCCGGCGACCGCCGACGTGGCGTGCGTCACAACGTTTGCCGGTTTGATGGTTCACCGTGCGCTAACGGAATTTGTCGGCGACTCGACGCGCCTCAGCCTCAAGCGCCCCAACGATGTTTTCCTTGACGGCGGAAAGGTCGCTGGCGTTTTAGTCGAGGCCGAGTGGCAGCGGGGAGCGTTAGAGTTCCTGATTATCGGCATCGGCGTCAACGTCGGGCAGGTTTCATTTCCCGATGGGCTGCGTCATCCGGCTACATCGCTGCGGTTGGCATTGGGTGACGCCGCGCCAACGCGGGAAGCGGTTTTACATAGCCTTCTTGACAACATCCAAACACATTGGGAAGCGTTCATCGCCGCGCCGGTGGAATTTGTCGCCGATCATTCCCGGAACGTCGTCTTCCATTGA
- a CDS encoding M50 family metallopeptidase, with translation MRHTDDAPARRLFPQGRVITIPAENSRNSSLLWLILATAVTLMLMALPLASVVTFPIRMFVTFIHEGSHALAALLSGYHVIRMTVHWDGSGLTLTAGQNWFIASAGYLGTMLFGVWLLYQAQRRDRAGLLLVGSGMLVLLLTILFVNGQVSWLMVLPLALAGTLLLGGLRMKLPMPVRWGMLGAGGLLLFLLAVLCVLTGTLYSWIVGLSVGVSLVVLGVLTKPAVGQFIVNFLAVQCCLDALSDLKTLFFLSALTNVQSDAANMARLTGIPAMVWATLWLFSGVLLLGATLWLIFRRPTGQYGATATAR, from the coding sequence ATGCGCCATACCGACGATGCTCCGGCTCGCCGCCTCTTTCCACAAGGGCGGGTTATCACCATTCCTGCCGAAAACAGCCGCAACTCCTCGTTGCTCTGGCTCATTTTGGCGACCGCCGTCACCTTGATGTTGATGGCGCTGCCGCTGGCTTCGGTCGTCACGTTCCCCATCCGCATGTTTGTGACTTTCATTCACGAAGGCAGCCACGCGCTGGCGGCGCTGTTGAGCGGCTATCATGTCATCCGCATGACGGTTCACTGGGACGGCAGCGGGCTGACGCTCACCGCCGGACAGAACTGGTTTATCGCTAGCGCAGGCTACCTTGGGACAATGCTGTTTGGCGTCTGGCTGCTGTACCAGGCGCAACGCCGTGACCGAGCCGGTCTGTTGCTGGTTGGGTCGGGGATGCTCGTTCTTTTGCTGACCATTCTGTTTGTCAACGGCCAAGTGTCGTGGTTGATGGTGCTGCCGCTGGCGCTGGCCGGTACGCTGCTGCTTGGCGGCTTGCGGATGAAGCTCCCAATGCCGGTACGGTGGGGAATGCTTGGCGCAGGAGGGCTACTGTTATTCTTGCTGGCGGTGTTGTGCGTCCTGACTGGAACACTTTACAGCTGGATTGTGGGTTTGAGCGTCGGCGTCAGCCTTGTCGTCCTTGGTGTGCTGACTAAGCCGGCTGTGGGGCAGTTCATTGTGAACTTCTTGGCTGTTCAGTGCTGCCTTGATGCATTGTCGGACCTCAAGACGTTGTTTTTCCTTTCCGCGCTGACCAACGTACAAAGCGATGCAGCCAACATGGCACGCCTAACGGGGATTCCAGCGATGGTCTGGGCGACGCTCTGGCTGTTTTCCGGGGTACTGTTGCTGGGCGCAACGCTCTGGCTGATCTTTCGTCGTCCAACCGGACAGTATGGTGCAACGGCGACGGCGCGTTGA